A stretch of Microbacterium sp. 4R-513 DNA encodes these proteins:
- a CDS encoding DUF1003 domain-containing protein, producing the protein MARPNRQPSLDAPRGRSGMLARTPQPSRDRFGRFSEAFARAMGTSGFLIGMTVFVLVWLSWNIWAPPQLQFDPAKTNFTLLTLILSLQASYAAPLILLAQNRQDDRDRVQIEQDRQRAERNLADTEYLAREVVALRMAVTDFSDEVVTRDVLRAELRSLLEQLEARPAAELPSGPTGSAR; encoded by the coding sequence ATGGCACGTCCCAACCGCCAGCCGTCGCTCGACGCCCCTCGCGGGCGCTCGGGCATGCTCGCGCGCACGCCTCAGCCCTCGCGCGATCGCTTCGGCCGCTTCTCCGAGGCCTTCGCGCGTGCGATGGGAACCTCAGGCTTCCTCATCGGCATGACGGTCTTCGTCCTGGTGTGGCTGAGCTGGAACATCTGGGCCCCGCCCCAGCTGCAGTTCGACCCCGCGAAGACGAACTTCACGCTGCTGACGCTCATCCTGTCGCTGCAGGCCTCGTACGCCGCACCTCTCATCCTGTTGGCGCAGAACCGCCAGGACGACCGCGACCGCGTGCAGATCGAACAGGACCGCCAGCGCGCCGAGCGCAACCTCGCCGACACCGAGTACCTCGCTCGCGAGGTCGTCGCCCTCCGCATGGCCGTGACCGACTTCTCCGACGAGGTGGTGACCCGCGACGTGCTCCGCGCCGAGCTTCGGTCGCTGCTCGAGCAGCTCGAG
- a CDS encoding CBS domain-containing protein — translation MSQQRVFVARLAGCAVFDPAGDRLGKVRDVVVIYRKDDPPRVIGLVVEIPGRRNVFVSIGRVTSIATGQVITTGLINVRRFQQRGGEVRVMAELLGRKVYLTDGSGVAVIEDVAIERNRLGEWDIGQLFLRRPKTSASPFAKGPTTFAEWSQVRETQVPGEAQSAEQLVATFSELKPADLANTLLDLPDERLLEVAEELPDDRLADALEEMPEEDQVHILEALGDERAADILDAMEPDDAADVLAQLPEDRLEELLDLMEPEEAEDVRALLKYGADTAGGLMTPEPIVLSADATVAEALALIRRHELHPALAAAVFVTLPPYETPTGRLLGTVHFQRMLRYPPHERLGAIIDDTLDPVPASASAAEVARLLASYNLVSVPVVDQAHRLVGAVSVDDVLDYLLPEDWRSHDGDEPLAESVPTTTASIPRRR, via the coding sequence GTGAGCCAGCAGAGGGTATTCGTCGCGCGCCTGGCCGGCTGCGCGGTCTTCGACCCCGCGGGCGACCGTCTCGGCAAGGTCCGCGACGTCGTCGTCATCTACCGCAAGGACGATCCCCCTCGCGTCATCGGGCTTGTGGTCGAGATCCCCGGCCGGCGCAACGTGTTCGTGTCGATCGGGCGCGTCACGTCGATCGCGACGGGCCAGGTCATCACGACGGGGCTCATCAACGTCCGCCGCTTCCAGCAGCGCGGCGGCGAGGTGCGGGTCATGGCCGAGCTCCTCGGACGCAAGGTCTACCTCACCGACGGCTCGGGCGTCGCGGTCATCGAGGACGTCGCGATCGAGCGCAACCGCCTCGGCGAGTGGGACATCGGGCAGCTCTTCCTCCGTCGCCCCAAGACGAGCGCCTCGCCGTTCGCGAAGGGCCCCACCACATTCGCGGAGTGGTCGCAGGTGCGCGAGACGCAGGTTCCCGGCGAGGCGCAGTCCGCCGAGCAGCTCGTCGCGACGTTCTCGGAGCTCAAGCCCGCCGACCTCGCGAACACGCTGCTCGACCTCCCCGACGAGCGCCTCCTCGAGGTGGCCGAGGAGCTCCCCGACGACCGCCTCGCCGACGCGCTCGAAGAGATGCCCGAAGAGGACCAGGTCCACATCCTCGAGGCACTCGGTGATGAGCGGGCGGCCGACATCCTCGATGCGATGGAGCCGGACGACGCGGCCGACGTGCTCGCGCAGCTCCCGGAGGACCGGCTCGAAGAGCTCCTCGACCTCATGGAGCCCGAGGAGGCCGAGGACGTCCGCGCACTGCTGAAGTACGGCGCCGACACGGCGGGCGGGCTCATGACGCCCGAGCCGATCGTCCTGTCCGCCGATGCGACGGTGGCCGAGGCGCTCGCGCTCATCCGACGCCACGAGCTGCACCCCGCCCTCGCCGCCGCCGTCTTCGTCACGCTCCCGCCCTACGAGACGCCGACGGGGCGCCTCCTCGGCACGGTGCACTTCCAGCGGATGCTGCGCTACCCGCCGCACGAGCGTCTCGGGGCGATCATCGACGACACGCTCGACCCGGTGCCCGCATCGGCGTCGGCCGCCGAGGTCGCCCGGCTCCTTGCGAGCTACAACCTCGTCTCGGTGCCCGTGGTCGACCAGGCGCATCGCCTCGTCGGCGCCGTCAGCGTCGACGATGTGCTCGACTACCTCCTGCCGGAGGACTGGCGATCTCACGACGGCGATGAACCCCTGGCGGAATCCGTCCCGACCACGACCGCGAGCATCCCGAGGAGGCGCTGA
- a CDS encoding general stress protein — protein MSMIGGRSAQGAGEVGQTVASFPTYENAQKAVSTLIAADIPARDIAIVGQGLRSIERVTGRLGYAAAARTGAINGLLLGLLFSAILVLGSPSVPIQAFVGVLFVGIAIGMLMSIVAYSFVRRRRDYASVMQVVADHYEVTVGASSIHRARQVLGSPEPPAAPPATPTAPAAPAEPAAPPADDDEPPRYGERVVAPQTETAAGAAQDESTDAANGPDATYPASP, from the coding sequence ATGAGCATGATAGGCGGCAGGAGCGCGCAGGGCGCCGGCGAGGTCGGGCAGACCGTCGCGTCCTTCCCCACGTACGAGAACGCGCAGAAGGCCGTCTCGACGCTCATCGCCGCCGACATCCCCGCGCGCGACATCGCTATCGTGGGCCAGGGCCTCCGCTCGATCGAGCGCGTCACCGGACGCCTCGGCTACGCCGCGGCCGCGCGCACCGGCGCCATCAACGGCCTCCTCCTGGGCCTGCTGTTCTCAGCGATCCTCGTGCTCGGATCGCCGTCCGTGCCGATTCAGGCATTCGTCGGCGTCCTCTTCGTCGGCATCGCGATCGGCATGCTCATGAGCATCGTCGCGTACTCGTTCGTGCGCCGCCGTCGGGACTACGCCTCGGTCATGCAGGTCGTCGCCGACCACTACGAGGTGACGGTCGGGGCATCCAGCATCCATCGCGCCCGACAGGTGCTCGGGTCGCCCGAACCCCCGGCCGCGCCCCCTGCGACGCCGACGGCGCCCGCCGCACCGGCGGAGCCCGCCGCCCCGCCGGCAGACGACGACGAGCCGCCGCGCTACGGCGAGCGGGTCGTCGCGCCGCAGACCGAGACGGCCGCCGGTGCCGCGCAGGACGAGTCGACGGATGCCGCGAACGGGCCCGACGCGACGTACCCCGCATCGCCGTGA
- a CDS encoding alpha/beta family hydrolase — protein sequence MTGEVDVRIPVALPSGAVDVSAAWAVPDGATAVVAIAHGAGTGYPHPFLSGFARALRAEGFATLRFNFPYSEAGRRMPGPAAHAVTTWAAVEAWIAERAPGLPLWATGKSYGGRMASMAAAEGAIAPAGLVYLGYPLHPPGDPAKPRVAHLPDVAPPQLFVEGTNDPFVDPHEQLEEAVASCRDATLHWIEGGGHSFEVKGRKRPADEIAAELAPIVAEWIRGRS from the coding sequence GTGACGGGCGAGGTCGACGTCCGGATCCCCGTCGCCCTTCCCTCGGGCGCCGTCGACGTCTCGGCCGCATGGGCCGTCCCCGACGGCGCGACAGCGGTCGTCGCGATCGCGCATGGGGCCGGCACGGGTTACCCGCATCCGTTCCTCTCCGGTTTCGCGAGGGCACTTCGGGCAGAGGGCTTCGCGACCCTTCGTTTCAACTTCCCGTACTCCGAGGCGGGACGACGGATGCCTGGTCCCGCCGCGCACGCCGTCACGACGTGGGCCGCGGTCGAGGCGTGGATCGCCGAGCGCGCGCCCGGCCTCCCGCTCTGGGCGACCGGCAAGTCGTACGGAGGCCGGATGGCGTCGATGGCGGCGGCCGAGGGCGCCATCGCCCCCGCGGGCCTCGTGTATCTCGGCTATCCGCTCCACCCGCCCGGCGACCCTGCGAAGCCGCGCGTCGCGCACCTTCCGGACGTCGCTCCGCCGCAGCTCTTCGTGGAGGGGACCAACGATCCGTTCGTCGATCCGCACGAGCAGCTCGAAGAGGCCGTCGCCTCATGCCGGGATGCGACCCTGCACTGGATCGAGGGCGGGGGCCACTCCTTCGAGGTGAAGGGGCGCAAGCGACCGGCTGACGAGATCGCCGCCGAGCTCGCGCCGATCGTCGCGGAGTGGATCCGCGGTCGCAGCTGA
- a CDS encoding gamma-glutamyltransferase yields MTFTPPPAFTTRPTLEGSFGMAASTHWLATATAQAVLERGGNAFDAVVAGGFVLHVVEPHLNGPGGDLVGVFATADEPGTPVVLMGQGPAPVRATIEHYRSEGLELVPGAGGLAAAVPGAVDAWLVLLRDHGTCELAEILSYAIHYAREGAPLLAQAATTIRRVSGLFQEHWTTSADLWMPGGEVPEAGTIVRNPAYADVLDRLVRSGHSVRDEGPIGRAARIDTARREWKTGLVAGAASDFLARPHRHSAGGDHAAVITTDDFATFDAGYEDAATAEFRGHVVAKAGAWTQGPALLEALRILEPLPDDELDPSTERGAHTLLETIKLVLADRDAHLGDGARLDALLSDAFTAERRALLGETAAHEWRPGALAGAEPFRPPLRTDPDALPGSQEPTISRTGQTRGDTCHIDVVDRWGNIVAVTPSGGWLQSSPVIPELGFPLGTRLQMMWLDPASPGALRPGARPRTTLTPTLVLRDGRAVMALGTPGGDQQEQWQLPALVRMLVGGYTAQQAIDAPTFHSIALVDSFWPRTWHPSGAFVEDRLGDDVIAGLERRGHTVVRAGDWALGRISAVGIDHAKGTVWAAANPRGMQGYAAGR; encoded by the coding sequence GTGACCTTCACTCCCCCTCCGGCCTTCACGACACGTCCGACGCTCGAGGGCAGCTTCGGCATGGCCGCCTCGACGCACTGGCTCGCCACCGCGACCGCCCAGGCCGTCCTCGAGCGGGGCGGGAACGCGTTCGACGCCGTCGTCGCGGGCGGCTTCGTGCTCCACGTCGTCGAGCCGCATCTGAACGGCCCCGGCGGAGACCTCGTGGGCGTCTTCGCGACCGCGGACGAGCCCGGCACCCCCGTCGTGCTCATGGGTCAGGGCCCCGCGCCGGTGCGGGCGACGATCGAGCACTACCGCTCAGAGGGGCTCGAGCTCGTGCCGGGCGCGGGCGGCCTCGCCGCAGCCGTCCCCGGCGCCGTCGACGCGTGGCTCGTCCTGTTGCGCGACCACGGCACGTGCGAGCTCGCCGAGATACTCTCGTACGCCATCCACTACGCCCGAGAAGGGGCACCCCTCCTCGCTCAGGCGGCGACGACGATCCGTCGGGTCTCGGGCCTCTTCCAGGAGCACTGGACGACGTCCGCGGACCTCTGGATGCCGGGCGGCGAGGTCCCCGAGGCGGGCACGATCGTGCGCAACCCCGCGTATGCCGACGTGCTCGACCGGCTCGTGCGCTCCGGACACTCCGTGCGCGACGAGGGGCCGATCGGACGTGCGGCGCGGATCGATACGGCGCGCCGCGAATGGAAGACGGGACTCGTCGCGGGCGCCGCATCCGACTTCCTCGCCCGCCCGCACCGCCATTCGGCCGGCGGCGACCACGCAGCCGTCATCACGACGGACGACTTCGCGACGTTCGATGCGGGATACGAGGATGCCGCGACCGCCGAGTTCCGCGGCCACGTCGTCGCGAAGGCCGGCGCGTGGACCCAGGGCCCCGCCCTCCTCGAGGCGCTCCGGATCCTCGAGCCGCTCCCCGACGACGAGCTCGACCCTTCGACGGAACGGGGTGCGCACACGCTGCTCGAGACGATCAAGCTCGTGCTCGCGGACCGGGACGCCCACCTCGGCGACGGCGCACGGCTCGACGCCCTCCTCTCGGACGCGTTCACCGCTGAACGCCGGGCACTCCTCGGCGAGACGGCGGCTCACGAATGGCGGCCGGGCGCTCTGGCGGGCGCCGAGCCGTTCCGCCCGCCGCTGCGCACAGACCCTGACGCGCTGCCCGGATCGCAGGAACCGACGATCAGCCGGACGGGACAGACCCGCGGCGACACGTGCCACATCGACGTCGTCGACCGCTGGGGCAACATCGTCGCGGTGACGCCGTCGGGAGGCTGGCTGCAGTCCTCCCCTGTGATCCCCGAGCTCGGGTTCCCTCTCGGCACCCGGCTGCAGATGATGTGGCTCGATCCCGCGTCGCCCGGCGCGCTACGCCCCGGCGCGCGCCCGCGGACGACGCTCACCCCCACGCTCGTGCTGCGCGACGGCCGCGCCGTCATGGCTCTCGGCACGCCGGGGGGCGATCAGCAGGAGCAGTGGCAGCTCCCCGCTCTCGTCAGGATGCTCGTCGGCGGGTACACGGCCCAGCAGGCGATCGATGCTCCCACCTTCCACTCGATCGCACTCGTGGACTCGTTCTGGCCGCGGACGTGGCATCCCTCGGGCGCCTTCGTCGAGGATCGCCTCGGCGACGACGTCATCGCCGGGCTGGAGCGCCGCGGCCACACGGTCGTCCGGGCGGGAGACTGGGCGCTGGGTCGCATCTCGGCCGTGGGCATCGACCACGCGAAGGGCACCGTGTGGGCTGCGGCGAACCCGCGCGGCATGCAGGGCTACGCGGCCGGTCGCTGA
- a CDS encoding aminopeptidase P family protein, translating into MSTSGESDTIATDTPAEAPERPSTSTNRRQPYGSGFLDTISTGWADRPELAPPQRAQAVYAAARRERLSAAFPGKRLVVPAGGLMQRSNDTDYPFRAHSAFSHLTGWASDSEPDSVLVFDPRDEGGHDVTLFFRERADRTTSEFYADASIGEFWIGPRPALSGVAGDLGLGTAHIDDFGSTDDDLVVGDDEALTRAVSELRLIKDEYEIAQMRLAVDTTAKGFDDIIRELPRVIDHPRGERIVEGVFHQRARSDGNTVGYDTIAASGPHACYLHWTRNDGAVVPGDLILIDAGVEVDSLYTADITRTLPVSGRFTPVQRKVYEAVREAADAAFAVAKPGVKFRAVHEAAMKVIAARVAEWGLLPVTAEEALDAEHGGQHRRYMVHGTSHHLGIDVHDCAQARREMYYDGELQPGMVFTIEPGLYFQIDDLTVPEELRGIGVRIEDDVLVTADGVENLSAAIPRTADEVEDWMLRLGIGA; encoded by the coding sequence ATGAGCACCTCAGGCGAGAGCGACACGATCGCGACCGACACCCCCGCAGAGGCCCCCGAACGGCCGTCGACGTCGACGAACCGGCGTCAGCCCTACGGATCGGGCTTCCTCGACACGATCTCGACCGGATGGGCAGACCGCCCCGAGCTCGCTCCGCCGCAGCGTGCTCAGGCCGTGTACGCGGCCGCGCGCCGCGAGAGGCTCTCGGCGGCGTTCCCCGGCAAGCGCCTGGTCGTCCCGGCCGGCGGGCTCATGCAGCGCAGCAACGACACCGACTACCCGTTCCGCGCGCACTCCGCCTTCTCCCACCTGACGGGGTGGGCCTCCGACAGCGAGCCCGACTCGGTGCTGGTCTTCGACCCGCGGGACGAGGGCGGCCACGACGTCACGCTCTTCTTCCGTGAGCGCGCCGACCGCACGACGAGCGAGTTCTACGCGGATGCCTCGATCGGCGAGTTCTGGATCGGTCCCCGACCCGCCCTCTCCGGCGTCGCGGGCGACCTCGGTCTCGGGACGGCCCACATCGACGACTTCGGCTCGACCGACGACGACCTCGTTGTCGGCGACGACGAGGCGCTCACCCGCGCGGTGTCCGAGCTGCGCCTCATCAAGGACGAGTACGAGATCGCACAGATGCGCCTCGCCGTCGACACGACCGCCAAGGGCTTCGATGACATCATCCGCGAGCTGCCCCGCGTCATCGACCACCCGCGCGGCGAGCGCATCGTCGAGGGCGTCTTCCACCAGCGCGCCCGCAGCGACGGGAACACCGTCGGCTACGACACCATCGCGGCGTCCGGCCCCCACGCGTGCTACCTGCACTGGACCCGCAACGACGGCGCCGTGGTGCCGGGCGACCTCATCCTCATCGACGCCGGCGTCGAGGTCGACAGCCTGTACACGGCGGACATCACGCGCACCCTCCCCGTGAGCGGGCGCTTCACGCCGGTGCAGCGGAAGGTCTACGAAGCGGTGCGCGAAGCCGCGGACGCCGCGTTCGCGGTGGCGAAGCCCGGTGTGAAGTTCCGCGCCGTGCACGAGGCGGCCATGAAGGTGATCGCCGCGCGCGTCGCCGAGTGGGGCCTCCTGCCCGTCACGGCCGAGGAGGCGCTGGATGCCGAGCACGGCGGCCAGCACCGCCGCTACATGGTGCACGGCACGAGCCACCACCTCGGCATCGACGTGCACGACTGCGCCCAGGCGCGCCGCGAGATGTACTACGACGGCGAGCTGCAGCCCGGCATGGTCTTCACGATCGAGCCGGGCCTCTATTTCCAGATCGACGACCTCACGGTTCCCGAGGAGCTGCGCGGCATCGGCGTGCGCATCGAGGACGACGTCCTGGTGACCGCGGACGGCGTCGAGAACCTCTCGGCGGCGATCCCTCGCACGGCCGACGAGGTCGAGGACTGGATGCTCCGGCTCGGCATCGGCGCCTGA
- a CDS encoding endonuclease/exonuclease/phosphatase family protein, producing MLRLLGIILAVLSALIAAVLTWPSFFRVDQLFPVAQAVAFRTILLVVVGAVAFVALLLALIRPMRLFALSIAVIAILAVIANGVIVTSRGLGTDSLPEKTAGAVRVMTWNTAGSATSPESVAQIAVAMDADIVTLPETTIETGEAVAVAMRDLGHRMWAYHAEFGEDGWDARSTTLLISPALGDYAVIESSVEGTTNTSTVPSAVAMPVDGDGPIVVAAHAVAPRRAYMGRWRDDLKWLADQCGQDENVILAGDFNATIDHMGRLGIDGGTLGHCHDVASETGNGAVGTWPTSLPGLLSAPIDHVMASEDWVPTGSIVLRSLDGSGSDHRPLIVQLEPAG from the coding sequence GTGCTGCGCTTGCTCGGGATCATCCTTGCGGTGCTCAGTGCCCTGATCGCCGCGGTGCTCACCTGGCCTTCGTTCTTCCGCGTCGATCAGCTCTTCCCGGTCGCTCAGGCAGTGGCTTTCCGCACGATCCTGCTCGTCGTCGTGGGGGCTGTCGCATTCGTCGCGCTGCTCCTCGCCCTCATCCGCCCGATGCGCCTCTTCGCGCTCTCGATCGCAGTAATCGCGATCCTCGCCGTCATCGCGAACGGCGTGATCGTGACGTCCCGCGGCCTCGGCACCGATTCGCTCCCCGAGAAGACCGCGGGGGCGGTCCGCGTCATGACGTGGAACACCGCGGGCTCGGCGACCTCGCCCGAGTCGGTCGCGCAGATCGCGGTCGCGATGGATGCCGACATCGTCACGCTCCCCGAGACCACCATCGAGACGGGCGAGGCGGTCGCCGTCGCGATGCGCGACCTCGGGCATCGGATGTGGGCCTACCACGCCGAGTTCGGCGAGGACGGATGGGACGCCCGCTCGACCACTCTGCTCATCTCGCCCGCACTCGGCGACTACGCCGTGATCGAGTCGTCGGTCGAGGGGACCACCAACACCTCCACGGTGCCGAGCGCCGTCGCGATGCCGGTCGACGGCGACGGGCCCATCGTCGTCGCCGCGCATGCCGTCGCTCCGCGTCGCGCGTACATGGGGCGGTGGCGCGACGACCTGAAGTGGCTCGCCGATCAGTGCGGCCAGGACGAGAACGTCATCCTCGCGGGCGACTTCAACGCCACCATCGACCACATGGGTCGGCTCGGCATCGACGGCGGAACGCTCGGCCACTGCCACGACGTCGCCTCCGAGACGGGGAACGGCGCGGTCGGCACGTGGCCGACGAGCCTCCCGGGGCTTCTCAGCGCGCCGATCGATCACGTGATGGCATCGGAGGACTGGGTGCCGACCGGCTCGATCGTGCTGCGCTCGCTGGACGGCTCGGGCAGCGACCACCGCCCGCTCATCGTGCAGCTCGAACCGGCCGGCTGA
- a CDS encoding PHP domain-containing protein produces the protein MAGGRRFEGPSDLHLHSVHSDGTESAARVMTAAHSRGLRTVALTDHDTTSGWAEAAEAATSLGMTFLPGMELSARNEWRSVHLLAYLFDPDDPGLRAEMERIRDDRVGRAERIVRSIGRDYPLTWEDVMEQTGDGATVGRPHIADALVARGLVGSRGEAFDTILHPREGYYEGHYAPDVERAVDLVVAAGGAPVVAHPTPSGRARMMPLPLLEQLIGRGLAGFELDHRENTEEGKRILRRLVDKHDLIVTGSSDYHGLGKPNVPGENTTRDEMVERIIALGTGSRPVYP, from the coding sequence ATGGCTGGTGGCAGGCGCTTCGAGGGACCGAGCGACCTGCACCTGCATTCGGTCCATTCCGACGGCACCGAATCGGCTGCGCGAGTGATGACCGCGGCGCACAGCAGGGGGCTGCGGACGGTCGCCCTCACCGATCACGACACCACGTCGGGCTGGGCGGAGGCCGCTGAGGCGGCCACCTCGCTCGGCATGACGTTCCTCCCCGGCATGGAGCTGTCGGCCCGGAACGAATGGCGGTCCGTGCACCTGCTCGCGTATCTCTTCGACCCCGACGATCCGGGTCTGCGTGCCGAGATGGAGCGGATCCGCGACGACCGGGTCGGCCGCGCCGAGCGCATCGTCCGGAGCATCGGGCGCGACTACCCGCTCACGTGGGAGGACGTGATGGAGCAGACGGGCGACGGGGCGACCGTCGGTCGCCCGCATATCGCCGACGCTCTCGTGGCACGGGGCCTCGTGGGCTCGCGCGGCGAGGCCTTCGACACGATCCTGCATCCGCGCGAGGGGTACTACGAGGGTCATTACGCCCCGGACGTCGAGAGGGCGGTGGATCTGGTCGTGGCGGCCGGAGGCGCGCCTGTCGTGGCGCACCCCACGCCGTCCGGGCGGGCGCGCATGATGCCCCTCCCGCTCCTCGAGCAGCTCATCGGCCGGGGGCTGGCGGGATTCGAACTGGACCATCGCGAGAACACCGAGGAGGGCAAGCGCATCCTGCGGCGACTCGTGGACAAGCACGACCTGATCGTCACGGGGTCCAGCGACTATCACGGCCTGGGCAAGCCGAACGTGCCCGGTGAGAACACGACGCGCGACGAGATGGTCGAGCGCATCATCGCCCTCGGCACCGGCAGCCGGCCGGTGTATCCCTGA
- a CDS encoding SHOCT domain-containing protein produces the protein MFGNFWDIVWWFLWAFFFVAYLFVLFAIISDLFRDHKLNGWLKALWILFLIFLPFLTALVYLIARGRSMGERSQAEARKYQAAQAEYIKSVAGGGGASPADEIAKAKALLDAGTISQSEYDAIKAKALA, from the coding sequence ATGTTCGGCAACTTCTGGGACATCGTCTGGTGGTTCCTGTGGGCGTTCTTCTTCGTCGCCTACCTGTTCGTCCTGTTCGCGATCATCTCCGACCTGTTCCGCGACCACAAGCTGAACGGCTGGCTGAAGGCGCTGTGGATCCTGTTCCTGATCTTCCTGCCCTTCCTTACGGCGCTCGTCTACCTCATCGCGCGTGGACGCTCCATGGGCGAGCGCTCGCAGGCCGAGGCGCGGAAGTACCAGGCCGCGCAGGCCGAATACATCAAGTCGGTCGCGGGCGGCGGCGGAGCGAGCCCCGCCGACGAGATCGCCAAGGCCAAGGCGCTCCTCGACGCCGGCACGATCTCTCAGAGCGAGTACGACGCCATCAAGGCCAAGGCGCTCGCCTGA
- a CDS encoding DUF817 domain-containing protein: MRNSTPLERRIDAVAHVLLRDASERGVRAGLVEFAVFVLKQAWACIFGAALLVVIVAARLWYPDDAVLARNDFLTIAAIVIQIVMVAARLETGRELWVIVLFHLTGTVMELFKTDVGSWAYAADGVLRIGGVPLFSGFMYAAVGSYMVRVYRLFDLGFTRYPRRWLTVIVAAGIYINFFTHHFWIDLRWVLLAAVVLLWLRTTMYARIWRRVLRMPQLAAFAGVALFIYLAENIGTWAGAWSYPDQVDGWHPVALSKLASWFLLMIISVVLVTLVYPPRPPTPLEEDAATDATAPQGEETERA; this comes from the coding sequence GTGCGCAACTCCACTCCGCTCGAGAGGCGCATCGACGCGGTCGCGCACGTCCTGCTGCGCGATGCGTCGGAGCGGGGAGTGCGCGCCGGACTCGTCGAGTTCGCGGTCTTCGTGCTCAAGCAGGCCTGGGCGTGCATCTTCGGCGCGGCGCTCCTCGTCGTGATCGTCGCAGCGCGGCTCTGGTACCCCGATGATGCGGTGCTCGCACGCAACGACTTCCTGACGATCGCGGCGATCGTCATCCAGATCGTCATGGTCGCCGCGCGGCTCGAGACGGGCCGGGAGCTGTGGGTCATCGTGCTGTTCCACCTGACCGGCACGGTCATGGAGCTCTTCAAGACCGACGTCGGCTCGTGGGCCTACGCCGCCGACGGCGTGCTGCGGATCGGGGGAGTGCCCCTGTTCAGCGGCTTCATGTACGCCGCCGTCGGCTCGTACATGGTGCGCGTCTACCGCCTCTTCGATCTCGGGTTCACGCGCTACCCGCGGCGCTGGCTCACGGTGATCGTGGCGGCCGGGATCTACATCAACTTCTTCACCCACCACTTCTGGATCGACCTGCGATGGGTGCTCCTGGCCGCCGTCGTGCTGCTGTGGCTGCGCACGACGATGTACGCCCGCATCTGGCGGAGGGTGCTGCGGATGCCTCAGCTCGCCGCCTTCGCGGGCGTCGCGCTGTTCATCTACCTGGCCGAGAACATCGGCACGTGGGCGGGTGCGTGGAGCTACCCCGATCAGGTGGACGGGTGGCACCCCGTCGCGCTGTCGAAGCTCGCCTCGTGGTTCCTGCTGATGATCATCTCGGTCGTGCTCGTGACCCTCGTCTACCCGCCGCGACCCCCGACGCCTCTCGAGGAGGACGCCGCGACCGACGCGACGGCGCCACAGGGGGAGGAGACGGAGCGAGCGTAG